The following coding sequences lie in one Synechococcus sp. PCC 7336 genomic window:
- a CDS encoding S-methyl-5'-thioadenosine phosphorylase has product MTTLPIEPTPIAIVGGSGLYRMQDLKDIEEVALLTPFGEPSDSIRIGTLAGSRVAFLARHGRTHSLLPSEIPFRANIYALKQLGVKYLISASAVGSLQAAIAPLDMVIPTQFIDRTKHRTDTFFGQGVVAHISFADPVCAALADVVYEAAEAVSPSAIAVHRGGSYVCIEGPAFSTQAESLLYKSWNAAVIGMTNVTEAKLAREAEIAYATLALVTDFDCWHPDREAVTVEMVIENLHENAANAQMVVREVVRRLSESPPVSQAHDALKFSILTDLSQISSESANQLEAILVRYMPPTS; this is encoded by the coding sequence ATGACGACTCTTCCCATCGAACCCACTCCCATCGCGATCGTGGGGGGCAGCGGGCTGTATCGCATGCAGGATCTGAAGGACATCGAGGAGGTGGCCCTGCTCACCCCCTTCGGCGAACCCTCCGATTCCATCCGCATTGGCACTCTCGCAGGCAGCCGCGTCGCCTTTTTGGCCCGCCACGGACGCACCCACAGCCTCTTGCCCTCCGAAATTCCCTTTCGAGCGAATATCTATGCCCTCAAACAATTGGGGGTAAAGTATCTGATCTCGGCGTCTGCTGTGGGGTCGCTGCAAGCGGCGATCGCGCCCTTAGATATGGTGATTCCCACTCAGTTTATCGATCGCACCAAACACCGTACCGATACCTTTTTTGGCCAGGGCGTTGTGGCCCACATCAGTTTTGCCGATCCCGTCTGCGCTGCCTTAGCCGATGTGGTGTACGAAGCAGCCGAGGCGGTCTCCCCGAGCGCGATCGCCGTCCATCGAGGGGGCTCCTATGTCTGCATCGAAGGTCCGGCTTTCTCCACTCAAGCGGAGTCGCTGCTCTACAAAAGCTGGAACGCCGCTGTCATCGGCATGACCAATGTGACTGAGGCCAAACTGGCCCGCGAAGCCGAAATCGCATACGCCACGTTAGCCCTGGTGACCGATTTCGACTGCTGGCATCCCGATCGCGAGGCGGTGACAGTGGAGATGGTGATTGAGAATTTGCACGAGAATGCAGCGAATGCCCAAATGGTTGTGCGCGAAGTGGTGCGGCGATTGAGCGAGAGCCCGCCGGTTTCTCAGGCCCACGATGCCCTGAAGTTTTCTATCTTGACGGATCTGAGCCAAATTTCGAGCGAGAGTGCTAATCAGTTGGAGGCGATTTTGGTGCGGTATATGCCACCAACATCTTGA
- a CDS encoding universal stress protein, whose protein sequence is MRKILVALDRSEMSEQVFDRAVTLAGATGAKLLFLHVTALFEGMTLSGAGEDLEAYMQQTREMEKLGLQLLRSFSDRAEAALSSYANRAPSAELDTEYSYRFGDPGRTICDVAEEWGADAIVLGRRGRNAAVEFLLGSVSNYVLHHAPCSVFVVNPRSKVESETEEAAAGATTA, encoded by the coding sequence GTGCGTAAGATTTTGGTTGCCCTCGATCGCTCGGAAATGAGCGAACAGGTGTTCGATCGAGCTGTCACTCTGGCGGGCGCGACGGGGGCCAAACTGTTGTTCTTGCACGTCACAGCCTTATTTGAAGGGATGACGCTGTCGGGGGCTGGGGAAGATTTAGAGGCTTATATGCAGCAAACTCGCGAGATGGAGAAGTTAGGGTTGCAGTTGTTGCGGTCGTTTAGCGATCGCGCTGAAGCGGCTCTCTCTAGCTATGCCAATCGGGCTCCATCGGCAGAACTCGACACGGAGTATAGCTATCGGTTTGGCGACCCCGGTCGCACCATTTGCGATGTGGCCGAGGAGTGGGGGGCAGATGCGATTGTGTTGGGTCGTCGGGGACGCAATGCAGCGGTGGAGTTTTTGTTGGGGAGTGTGAGTAATTACGTGTTGCACCACGCTCCTTGCTCGGTGTTTGTGGTTAACCCTCGCTCGAAAGTAGAGTCGGAGACGGAGGAAGCGGCTGCAGGGGCTACGACGGCTTAA
- a CDS encoding TetR family transcriptional regulator has translation MTEKSHLSSGPLSLRRQPKQQRGKERVEKILAAAAAVFDEVGYEAATTHLIAAKARTAVGSLYQFFPDKAAIFKAMELRHTERVKEFWQAIDIENIVQLPLRSMMHTLIAAAAELFQDPVSRVIFVQFYRARMIFQSIDDSMTQESISFLAHILGQRNPVLPREQCLLLAEVCVHSSNAVMLAALHSDTQEHRQRLIQQSEDLLVAYLEPYMKSDRLSSVMNVMICPHCQSSEVTKNGHRRGKQCYLCKSCRKQFVKNPIQ, from the coding sequence ATGACAGAAAAGTCACATTTGTCAAGTGGTCCGCTGAGTCTCCGTCGTCAACCTAAACAGCAGCGTGGTAAGGAGCGAGTTGAAAAAATTCTGGCTGCTGCTGCCGCCGTATTTGATGAAGTGGGCTACGAAGCCGCGACGACCCACCTCATTGCGGCCAAAGCTAGGACTGCCGTCGGGTCTCTGTATCAGTTTTTTCCCGACAAAGCAGCCATTTTTAAGGCGATGGAGCTACGTCATACAGAGCGGGTGAAGGAATTTTGGCAGGCGATAGATATTGAAAACATTGTTCAGTTACCGCTCCGCTCAATGATGCATACCCTGATAGCAGCAGCGGCTGAACTCTTTCAAGATCCTGTGTCGCGAGTGATATTTGTACAGTTTTATCGAGCCCGCATGATTTTTCAATCGATTGATGACAGTATGACTCAGGAATCCATCAGCTTTCTAGCGCATATTCTAGGGCAGCGAAACCCTGTGCTACCTAGGGAGCAGTGTCTTTTGCTAGCAGAGGTATGTGTCCACAGTAGTAATGCCGTAATGCTGGCAGCTCTGCACAGTGATACACAGGAACATCGTCAACGGCTAATTCAGCAGAGCGAAGATTTACTGGTGGCTTATTTAGAGCCCTATATGAAAAGCGATCGGCTCAGCAGTGTAATGAATGTAATGATTTGCCCCCACTGCCAATCTAGTGAGGTGACGAAGAATGGTCATCGCCGAGGCAAACAATGTTACCTCTGTAAGAGTTGCAGGAAGCAGTTTGTGAAAAATCCTATTCAATAG
- a CDS encoding Zn-binding domain-containing protein, which yields MAEITEVKQEVVFEQPYHNRYRAPVVCLELNPPLRKALQAEVDRVKVELKAAHGAEIPEPVRALWTSGCDFLGLHSMGHQTIAALPQVVLCSSQDANYVVEREAKRTVGYFFDTCEGGNGATEAIFQQLPKLAARAKSLAESCECDFGCPRCLMQHSCPQLNEGLNKRMGLFLLDSIVRANLTESSPV from the coding sequence ATGGCAGAAATTACCGAGGTGAAGCAAGAGGTGGTATTTGAGCAGCCCTATCACAACCGCTATCGCGCTCCGGTTGTCTGCCTCGAACTGAATCCTCCTTTGCGCAAAGCTCTACAAGCAGAAGTGGACCGGGTCAAAGTCGAACTCAAGGCCGCCCACGGTGCTGAGATTCCCGAGCCCGTGCGCGCGCTGTGGACCAGTGGTTGCGACTTTTTAGGACTGCACAGCATGGGGCATCAGACCATTGCCGCTCTCCCTCAGGTGGTGCTCTGCTCCAGCCAGGATGCGAACTACGTCGTGGAGCGAGAGGCAAAGCGGACGGTGGGCTACTTTTTCGACACCTGCGAAGGGGGGAACGGGGCGACGGAGGCGATTTTCCAGCAGTTGCCAAAGCTGGCAGCGAGGGCGAAGTCTTTGGCGGAATCCTGTGAGTGTGACTTCGGCTGTCCCCGCTGTCTGATGCAGCACAGTTGCCCGCAGCTGAATGAGGGCTTGAACAAACGAATGGGCCTGTTCTTACTCGATAGCATCGTTCGAGCAAACCTAACTGAGTCCTCGCCAGTGTAA
- a CDS encoding dioxygenase: protein MSVVNTNWQKSAISWEYHRAANPRLSEVPIRSFPASLHESGNTRIIPLDLSMELGTAYFATTPNLLANYIRIHPGEAIQARVTSSSEVFYVMRGTGRTETEYGIVQWEQGDSFTLPMNAGATHFAAEDAALYWVHDAPMLAYLGVQPSRPRFEPAFYSREYLTNEIERIRDEGVRRNLNRNGVILGNPESEATRTATHTMWSLYNLVPPHSTQKPHRHNSIALDLAVSAQANTYTLIGQSIDSEGNIINPVKVTWQPYSVFVTPPSLWHSHHNESDEDAFVFPVQDAGMQIYMRTLDIQFAK from the coding sequence ATGAGCGTAGTCAATACAAATTGGCAGAAGTCGGCAATCAGTTGGGAATATCATCGAGCCGCAAATCCCCGTTTGTCTGAAGTTCCAATTCGTTCTTTTCCTGCAAGTCTCCACGAATCTGGGAACACTCGCATTATTCCCCTAGATTTATCCATGGAATTGGGGACAGCTTACTTCGCAACCACTCCAAACCTCCTTGCCAACTACATTCGTATTCATCCGGGTGAAGCAATTCAGGCGAGAGTCACCTCAAGCTCAGAAGTATTTTATGTGATGCGGGGGACGGGGAGAACTGAGACGGAGTACGGCATTGTGCAATGGGAACAAGGTGATTCTTTTACCTTGCCAATGAATGCTGGAGCAACCCATTTTGCCGCTGAAGATGCAGCGCTCTATTGGGTTCACGATGCACCAATGTTGGCTTATCTCGGCGTGCAGCCAAGTAGGCCCCGCTTCGAACCAGCCTTTTACTCTCGGGAGTATCTCACCAATGAAATTGAACGGATTCGAGATGAAGGTGTGCGGCGTAACCTCAACCGCAATGGCGTAATCTTAGGCAATCCCGAAAGTGAAGCGACTCGCACTGCAACTCATACTATGTGGTCCTTGTATAACCTTGTGCCCCCTCACTCTACCCAGAAACCCCACCGCCATAATTCCATTGCTCTCGATCTAGCCGTGTCCGCACAAGCAAATACCTACACTCTCATTGGTCAATCTATTGATAGTGAGGGAAATATCATCAATCCTGTCAAAGTGACTTGGCAACCGTATAGTGTCTTTGTTACGCCGCCGAGCCTCTGGCATTCCCACCACAATGAATCGGATGAAGATGCTTTTGTCTTCCCCGTTCAGGATGCAGGCATGCAAATTTATATGCGGACGCTCGATATTCAATTTGCGAAGTAG
- a CDS encoding Rieske 2Fe-2S domain-containing protein → MEDIMRSMLPGAPWLLAHKSMLPTNKPVKVALYGKDYVLWKDRNNNVQALPNVCSHMGAMLSAGWCEAQEDGSSKVVCPFHALEFDTEGCTVLPGSGKRTKPLLEPLNLIIQDDFIWSYGEHEPQIEIPDIMDKITANYEFVGATANTSVATSLLSMLLNNHDYNHQNGTHRDLFRIEEVQFEKFTDRGHYSEALFKTPTASPTLSEVIRNPAVLALPKVIEAHLENHFPSLVILHAESPIATMAQCHFFVPEADDRTRTYILLFAKSKSVIFRLMKKTFLNLGKTVVAQDIDILTRLYADCPKKIKLNNEVGMDWVSRNFKNWPSIVEPNLSL, encoded by the coding sequence ATGGAGGATATAATGCGATCGATGCTTCCAGGAGCGCCGTGGTTATTGGCGCACAAGTCAATGCTGCCCACCAATAAGCCTGTGAAAGTTGCGCTCTATGGCAAAGACTATGTCCTGTGGAAAGACCGCAACAACAATGTCCAAGCGCTGCCCAATGTTTGTTCTCACATGGGCGCAATGCTATCTGCGGGTTGGTGTGAAGCACAAGAAGATGGTTCGAGCAAGGTTGTTTGTCCTTTCCATGCACTAGAATTTGACACGGAAGGGTGTACCGTCTTGCCAGGCAGCGGAAAGCGGACAAAACCTCTATTAGAGCCGCTCAACCTAATCATTCAAGACGACTTTATTTGGTCTTATGGAGAGCATGAACCGCAAATAGAAATTCCCGATATTATGGATAAAATAACTGCAAATTACGAATTTGTGGGGGCAACCGCAAATACAAGCGTTGCCACCTCGCTGCTGTCGATGCTCCTAAACAACCATGATTATAATCACCAAAATGGAACACATCGAGACCTGTTTCGCATCGAGGAGGTTCAGTTCGAGAAATTTACCGATCGAGGACATTATTCTGAGGCATTGTTCAAGACTCCAACCGCTTCTCCAACCTTGAGTGAAGTTATTCGTAACCCAGCCGTCTTAGCGCTGCCAAAAGTGATAGAAGCTCATCTGGAGAATCACTTCCCCTCATTAGTGATTTTGCATGCAGAAAGTCCGATTGCTACCATGGCTCAATGTCATTTTTTTGTTCCCGAAGCAGACGATCGCACTCGTACATATATCCTGCTATTCGCAAAGTCCAAGAGCGTAATCTTTAGGCTTATGAAAAAGACATTTCTGAATCTAGGCAAAACGGTCGTTGCACAGGATATTGATATATTGACGCGACTTTACGCAGATTGTCCCAAGAAGATTAAGCTCAATAACGAGGTAGGAATGGACTGGGTAAGTCGAAATTTTAAGAATTGGCCAAGCATCGTTGAGCCCAATCTATCGCTATAA
- a CDS encoding NAD(P)/FAD-dependent oxidoreductase translates to MAVPYDVVIIGGGSGGLVVASAAAQLHAKVALVEKEQDRLGGDCLYYGCVPSKSLIHAGEVAHSVKTGELVGVNTQPPHIEFARATGHVQNVIKTIAVHDSTERFEGLGVEVIYGSGQFKDRDTFTVNGRDLKARAFVVATGSHPVAPPVPGLKEAGYLTNIEVFSLTQRPSSLVVVGAGPIGCELGQSFSRLGSKVTILASRDVIMPKEDPDLARVVQDRMIYEGIEILTRTRLEKVEVYNGKKIVHAGGHRIETDEILVAAGRKPNVEGLNLEAAGVEVGKGGIVVNERLQTTNPKIYGCGDVIGGYQFTHVAGYEATVVLTNALFFSFLSKAKYSVIPWATFTDPELGRVGLTEAEARQKYGDDVVVVEHQFAEVDRALAEGAGYGFAKVICNPKGKILGAHIVGRSAGELIHEYVMAMTYGLDINKVSGMVHVYPTLSEISAKAALQFKKKSYANNTGLQTFLKKFFAFRRAIA, encoded by the coding sequence GTGGCAGTTCCCTACGACGTTGTGATTATTGGCGGTGGTTCGGGGGGGCTAGTCGTGGCCAGTGCCGCCGCCCAACTCCATGCCAAAGTCGCCCTCGTCGAGAAAGAGCAGGATCGCCTCGGTGGCGACTGTCTTTATTACGGTTGCGTGCCCAGTAAATCCCTCATCCACGCAGGCGAGGTGGCCCACTCTGTCAAAACGGGCGAGCTCGTGGGGGTCAATACCCAACCCCCTCATATTGAATTTGCCCGTGCCACCGGCCACGTTCAAAACGTGATTAAAACCATCGCCGTCCACGATTCTACCGAGCGATTCGAAGGCTTGGGGGTGGAAGTTATTTATGGCAGCGGTCAATTTAAAGATCGCGATACCTTCACTGTCAACGGACGGGATCTCAAAGCCCGCGCCTTCGTCGTCGCCACGGGCTCCCATCCGGTGGCTCCCCCCGTTCCCGGCCTCAAAGAGGCGGGCTATCTGACCAATATTGAAGTTTTCTCCCTGACGCAGCGACCCAGTTCTTTAGTGGTGGTTGGGGCTGGCCCCATTGGCTGCGAATTGGGTCAATCTTTCTCGCGGTTGGGCTCGAAGGTGACGATCTTGGCCAGCCGCGATGTCATTATGCCCAAAGAAGATCCCGACCTCGCCCGAGTGGTACAGGATCGAATGATTTACGAAGGGATCGAAATCTTGACTCGGACTCGCTTGGAGAAGGTGGAGGTCTATAACGGCAAAAAGATTGTGCATGCAGGCGGCCACCGCATTGAAACGGACGAGATTCTAGTAGCCGCCGGTCGCAAACCCAATGTGGAGGGGCTCAATCTAGAGGCGGCTGGTGTGGAAGTGGGTAAGGGGGGGATTGTGGTGAACGAGAGGCTGCAAACGACGAACCCCAAAATCTATGGCTGCGGCGATGTTATTGGCGGCTATCAATTCACCCATGTGGCGGGATACGAAGCCACGGTGGTGCTGACAAATGCATTATTTTTCTCCTTTCTCAGCAAGGCCAAATACAGCGTCATTCCTTGGGCGACGTTTACCGATCCCGAATTGGGTCGGGTGGGACTGACGGAAGCGGAAGCTCGCCAGAAATATGGAGACGATGTGGTGGTGGTGGAACATCAGTTTGCCGAGGTCGATCGCGCTCTGGCCGAGGGGGCCGGTTACGGGTTTGCGAAGGTGATTTGCAATCCGAAGGGCAAGATTTTGGGGGCACACATTGTGGGCCGTTCTGCAGGAGAACTGATTCACGAATACGTCATGGCCATGACCTACGGTCTCGACATCAATAAAGTGAGCGGAATGGTTCACGTCTATCCCACTCTGTCGGAAATTAGTGCGAAGGCTGCCCTACAGTTCAAGAAGAAAAGTTATGCAAACAATACCGGCCTGCAGACTTTCCTGAAAAAGTTCTTTGCCTTTCGCCGCGCGATCGCCTAA
- a CDS encoding DUF429 domain-containing protein: MSVEFQAAGMDGCRGGWLAIARVGERDCRHWLLEEGAQLLELFGRTGLTFVDIPIGLAEGEASRRCDRLLRKTLGGRFSSSVFNPPIRAAVYAESYGEACDRNFERTGKKISKQSWQITRKIRQVDEVLLARPDLCQRVLESHPELLFFKLNGDRPLRAKKKTLEGQEERLGLLARVLPQARDWFAQVRKSYLKRQMADDDIVDALGLALAAEQGAIAGVKSLPELPEYDDRGMPMAIHCPHRCRARSRWASPKSR; encoded by the coding sequence ATGTCAGTTGAATTTCAGGCGGCGGGAATGGATGGCTGCCGAGGGGGGTGGCTTGCGATCGCCCGCGTGGGAGAACGGGATTGCAGGCATTGGTTGCTGGAGGAGGGCGCGCAACTGTTGGAATTGTTCGGGCGGACGGGACTGACGTTTGTCGATATTCCGATTGGTCTGGCAGAGGGGGAAGCCAGTCGGAGGTGCGATCGCCTCTTGCGAAAAACGCTGGGGGGTCGCTTTAGCTCTAGTGTGTTCAATCCGCCAATTCGGGCTGCGGTCTATGCGGAGTCTTATGGGGAAGCTTGCGATCGCAATTTCGAGCGCACGGGCAAGAAGATCTCGAAACAGTCTTGGCAGATTACTCGCAAGATTCGGCAGGTGGATGAGGTGTTGCTAGCACGCCCAGATCTGTGTCAGCGGGTTTTGGAGAGCCATCCAGAGTTGTTGTTTTTTAAGTTGAATGGCGATCGCCCTTTGCGGGCGAAGAAGAAAACATTAGAGGGACAGGAGGAGCGATTGGGATTATTGGCACGGGTTCTGCCACAGGCGAGGGATTGGTTTGCGCAGGTGCGAAAAAGTTATCTCAAGCGGCAAATGGCAGATGACGACATTGTGGATGCGTTGGGATTGGCACTAGCCGCAGAGCAGGGGGCGATCGCTGGGGTGAAGTCTTTGCCCGAGCTGCCCGAGTATGACGATCGAGGAATGCCGATGGCCATCCATTGTCCGCATCGTTGCCGAGCTCGATCTCGATGGGCCAGCCCAAAATCTCGGTAG
- the dacB gene encoding D-alanyl-D-alanine carboxypeptidase/D-alanyl-D-alanine-endopeptidase yields MKRAIALLAACLAVTCVLLLRWNAVDARQIAGDRVEMVAQFEQLAQRSPLAPATYTFALRDLQTGELVASSGGDNSMVPASTLKLFATSFAFSQFPLSQRWTTQVVLPHPVREGVAESVVLVGSGDPTLGSPQIPGNPTTAQILDGIATAIRAAGIREISTLVGDTSALDIEPIPWSWTYDDFGNYFGAPISALNLHDNLYKLTFRPGVVGGPAAIASIEPQLDWLEFHNDMRTGPAGSGDNGYIFGVPESHDRWLRGTVPAGNSFFIYGAMPDPADAFLRLLRTRLQAAGISVGGIERRSQASPTGEILWQQASPPLLDIVRHINGTSFNLYADGLLALAAQQKAGTAAVTSWRQATQLETDWAKSLGVPDRGLRIEDGSGLSRRNLVTAEALTALIRSDSLQSWWPQYRNTLNPSHGPGRPAGAARGKSGFIEGVRTLSGTIRCKSDRQLAFSILVNHYDGTIAQADDFISDVLDRVWQTY; encoded by the coding sequence ATGAAACGCGCGATCGCACTTTTGGCAGCTTGCTTGGCAGTAACCTGCGTTCTGCTCCTCAGATGGAACGCGGTGGATGCTCGACAGATTGCAGGAGATCGAGTGGAGATGGTGGCTCAATTCGAGCAACTGGCCCAGCGATCGCCCCTCGCTCCTGCCACCTATACGTTTGCGTTGCGAGATTTACAAACGGGAGAATTGGTCGCCAGCTCGGGGGGCGATAACAGTATGGTGCCAGCCAGCACCCTGAAGCTGTTTGCCACCAGTTTTGCCTTCAGTCAATTTCCCCTTTCCCAACGTTGGACCACTCAAGTGGTGCTGCCCCATCCAGTCCGAGAAGGAGTTGCCGAGTCGGTGGTGTTGGTGGGTAGCGGCGATCCCACCCTCGGCAGTCCCCAGATTCCGGGTAATCCCACGACGGCTCAAATCCTGGATGGGATTGCGACTGCCATCCGAGCTGCCGGAATTCGGGAGATTTCAACCCTGGTAGGCGATACTAGCGCCCTCGACATCGAACCGATTCCCTGGTCCTGGACCTACGACGACTTTGGCAACTACTTTGGGGCCCCCATTAGCGCCCTCAATCTGCACGACAATCTCTACAAACTCACCTTTCGTCCCGGTGTGGTTGGCGGACCGGCGGCGATCGCCTCGATCGAGCCCCAGCTCGACTGGCTGGAGTTTCACAACGATATGCGAACCGGTCCCGCCGGTTCGGGGGATAACGGCTATATCTTTGGCGTACCCGAAAGTCACGATCGCTGGTTGCGAGGTACAGTACCGGCGGGCAACTCATTTTTTATTTACGGGGCCATGCCCGATCCGGCAGATGCCTTTCTCAGACTGCTGCGGACGCGGTTGCAAGCCGCTGGCATTTCAGTAGGGGGAATCGAACGGCGATCGCAGGCTTCCCCCACAGGCGAGATCCTCTGGCAGCAAGCTTCTCCTCCCCTGCTCGACATCGTCCGCCACATCAATGGCACGAGTTTTAACCTCTATGCCGACGGCCTATTGGCTCTTGCCGCCCAACAGAAAGCAGGGACCGCAGCAGTGACATCTTGGCGGCAGGCCACTCAGCTCGAAACTGATTGGGCCAAGTCACTGGGCGTGCCCGACCGAGGGCTGCGGATTGAAGATGGCAGCGGTCTCTCCCGTCGCAATCTCGTCACCGCCGAAGCTCTCACTGCCCTGATTCGCAGCGACAGTCTGCAATCCTGGTGGCCCCAATATCGCAACACCCTCAACCCCAGTCACGGTCCCGGACGACCGGCAGGGGCAGCCCGAGGCAAGTCGGGCTTTATCGAGGGGGTGCGGACACTGTCGGGGACGATTCGCTGCAAGAGCGATCGCCAACTGGCCTTCAGTATTTTGGTCAATCACTATGACGGCACCATCGCCCAAGCGGATGACTTTATCAGTGACGTGCTCGATCGCGTTTGGCAAACCTATTGA
- a CDS encoding type II toxin-antitoxin system Phd/YefM family antitoxin: protein MQTISSRDFNQDVGKAKRATEKGPVFITDRGKPAHVLLTVEEYYKLIGATKTVADLLAMPESADIDFDPERTAVVAAREVDLQ from the coding sequence TTGCAAACCATTTCAAGCCGAGACTTCAACCAAGATGTAGGCAAAGCCAAGCGAGCCACAGAAAAAGGCCCCGTATTTATCACCGATCGAGGCAAACCCGCCCACGTCCTATTAACCGTAGAGGAATACTACAAACTCATTGGAGCCACAAAGACCGTAGCCGATCTACTTGCCATGCCCGAATCTGCGGACATTGACTTCGACCCCGAACGCACTGCAGTGGTGGCTGCGCGAGAGGTAGACCTGCAGTAA
- a CDS encoding type II toxin-antitoxin system VapC family toxin, producing MFLLDTNIVSELRKVGSPKVNSGVEQWAKATPGEQTYISVVTIFEIERGILQAERKDSRKGKILREWFDKQVLTNYSERTIPLTTAIAQRCALLHVPDPMPDYDALIAATAIVHGLIVVTRNVEDFKRMGVKLLNPWDLSFKKLDAAALDEQPAESDSAHLGG from the coding sequence ATGTTTCTCCTCGACACCAACATCGTCTCCGAACTTCGCAAAGTTGGCAGTCCGAAAGTCAACAGCGGCGTCGAGCAATGGGCAAAAGCAACACCCGGCGAGCAAACCTACATTTCTGTCGTCACCATATTCGAGATCGAACGCGGCATCTTGCAGGCAGAGCGCAAAGATAGCCGCAAAGGAAAAATTCTGCGGGAATGGTTTGACAAACAAGTCCTCACGAACTATTCAGAACGAACCATCCCACTAACCACCGCGATCGCCCAACGGTGTGCGTTGCTGCACGTCCCCGATCCTATGCCCGACTACGATGCCTTGATTGCTGCAACTGCCATCGTTCATGGTTTAATCGTCGTCACCAGAAATGTCGAGGATTTTAAAAGGATGGGGGTGAAACTGTTGAATCCTTGGGACTTGAGTTTTAAGAAATTGGATGCAGCGGCCCTTGATGAGCAGCCAGCCGAAAGTGACTCAGCCCATTTGGGAGGCTGA
- a CDS encoding tRNA (5-methylaminomethyl-2-thiouridine)(34)-methyltransferase MnmD — protein MNSNCPFELVTTGDGSITFYSEEFDQAFHNRSGARAEAIEKFLLPCKVLDLAPQRAELRILDVCFGLGYNSGVALERIWQVNPTCRVVLYALERSPEVSRQALQLGLWSDWEFASLWQAGLEVGTVKGDRLSVRFYWGDARQTITEIPVGAIDAIFFDPFSPAACPQLWTVEFLALVAQCLNPTGRLATYSCAAAVRSAMQAANLYIGSTPPFGRRWPGTVASFSNGDLPSLSQAELEHLQTRAAVPYRDPTLRATAADILKARQQEQQICQLESTSRWKKRWSAR, from the coding sequence ATGAACTCCAATTGCCCCTTCGAACTGGTGACTACGGGCGATGGCTCCATCACCTTCTATTCTGAAGAGTTCGATCAAGCCTTCCACAATCGCAGCGGCGCGCGGGCAGAGGCGATCGAAAAATTCCTATTGCCCTGCAAAGTGTTGGATTTAGCCCCACAGCGGGCAGAGCTTCGCATCCTGGATGTCTGTTTCGGCCTCGGCTACAACTCGGGGGTGGCTTTGGAGCGGATTTGGCAGGTGAATCCCACTTGTCGAGTGGTCTTGTATGCCTTAGAGCGATCGCCTGAAGTCTCTCGCCAAGCCCTGCAGTTGGGATTGTGGTCCGATTGGGAATTTGCCTCCCTTTGGCAGGCTGGATTGGAAGTCGGAACAGTGAAAGGCGATCGCCTTTCTGTCCGATTCTATTGGGGCGATGCCCGCCAAACCATTACCGAGATACCGGTTGGGGCGATCGATGCCATCTTTTTCGATCCCTTTTCCCCTGCTGCCTGCCCCCAACTGTGGACCGTAGAATTTCTCGCCCTTGTCGCCCAATGCCTCAACCCCACCGGTCGTCTCGCCACCTATTCCTGCGCCGCCGCTGTCCGCAGTGCTATGCAAGCCGCTAACCTCTACATTGGTTCCACCCCCCCGTTCGGTCGTCGCTGGCCCGGGACCGTCGCTTCATTCTCCAACGGGGATCTGCCTTCCCTCTCGCAGGCGGAATTGGAACACTTGCAAACTCGGGCCGCTGTCCCTTACCGCGATCCGACTCTGAGGGCAACGGCAGCAGATATCCTCAAGGCTCGCCAGCAGGAACAGCAAATCTGCCAACTCGAATCTACGTCCCGTTGGAAAAAGCGCTGGAGTGCTCGATAG